ACCTTCCAGGCTAAGCAGATAGCAAACAGGGGCTTTCCCATCCGGTTTTTCCCACAATGCAAGACTCTCATCTAAGGTTTGACTGTCTACAATCGGCTTCATTTCGCCGGCTTCTTCCATGGTACGGTACCATTGCAACTGGCCCTGTGTTTGCGCCCAGGCCTGCTCCTGTGAATACCAGCCCGGAATGGGACTTCCCGGCTTCACGACTCTTGAAATCTGAGTAGCGACCACCAGCCCAACATTTCCTTCCCGTAAGGCCGGAAATGAAACGGTGTTTCGGCCGCGATCGGGTTTGTCGGTCATGCCTTTTTCGCTTTCGCGGATTTGTTCAACCGTCCATCGCTGGTCGCGGTTCCACTCCATGGCGTTCATTGAGATGTCCAGGTGAGCGTCGAAGCACAATATTTTGTCGTTTTTCATTTATCTATTAGCTGTTTAGTAAATTCGTTCTCGGGCGGTTACGTCCCAGGTTCCGGTTACCTGGTGATTGGTGACCACATACACTTTTTCGTGCAGCGCCATCGTGGGGCAAATGTGCTTTGGCAGGGCGTAGACCAGCTCCCCAATCTCAAAATCCTCTTCCCGGTCGGGAGCTACTACCAGGTGTTCTTCGCTGTGATTGACCACTTCTCCGGGCTCAAAATCGAGAAATTGCAGTCTCGGATGTGGCATTTCCGACGCAAATGCCTTATAACCCAAATCGAAGCAGACATTGCCATGAGGTTTACTGATGACTCTTCCGGCAATAACGGCAGCCGGCAGAAAGTCGAGGTCGGGGATGGTTTCGGTGTAGCCCGCGTCCCAAAGAATGGGTGTTCCCGGACACAACGTCCGTTCCGGATATTGCACGTGCACAGGAAATGTTGGTGTCCCGCCGCAAGCGATTTCTTCCACGTCGATCCCTTTCTCTTTTACATTCTTCACCAGCTGAGCGACGCTTTCGTAGTCACGGTCGATATGAGCCTTCCGCTCCGCTAAGTCTATTTCATGAACATGGCCGTCATAAAAGTGAAAACCTGCAAAACGAAGATTTTTACTACCATGAATAAAATCGACTATAATTTCGGCCAAACCAGGAATGATTCCGGTCCGGTGCATGCCGGTGTCCAGGTCGATGAAAACCCGAACCGTTTGGCCTTTCTGAAAAGCCGCGGTGTCGAGCACGTGGGCTGCTGCTAGCGAGTCGATGGTGACGGCAAAAGTGATATTCGGGAAACGATTGGTGAATTCCAGAAACCAGTTAATTGCCGGACCGAGCAGCGGATAAGCCAGCAAGATGTCTTCGCCGCCGTTTTCAGCCACCATTTTTACTTCCGACAGCGTCGCACATTTGAATTTGCGGATTCCCATCTGCACCTGTAGCTGAATAATCTCGGCAATCTTGTGAGTCTTCACATGCGGACGCAGCCGTTTGAC
This Prolixibacter sp. NT017 DNA region includes the following protein-coding sequences:
- a CDS encoding D-TA family PLP-dependent enzyme; its protein translation is MWYSVTNESSVFTPSVLLYPDRIEENIKRMIAMAGDVKRLRPHVKTHKIAEIIQLQVQMGIRKFKCATLSEVKMVAENGGEDILLAYPLLGPAINWFLEFTNRFPNITFAVTIDSLAAAHVLDTAAFQKGQTVRVFIDLDTGMHRTGIIPGLAEIIVDFIHGSKNLRFAGFHFYDGHVHEIDLAERKAHIDRDYESVAQLVKNVKEKGIDVEEIACGGTPTFPVHVQYPERTLCPGTPILWDAGYTETIPDLDFLPAAVIAGRVISKPHGNVCFDLGYKAFASEMPHPRLQFLDFEPGEVVNHSEEHLVVAPDREEDFEIGELVYALPKHICPTMALHEKVYVVTNHQVTGTWDVTARERIY